In one window of Saccharomyces paradoxus chromosome VII, complete sequence DNA:
- the BTN2 gene encoding Btn2p (v-SNARE binding protein~similar to YGR142W): MFSIFNSPCVFEQLPSSSQPVNSRYFDCSSPVSYYPECKRRKAVKANPRAPKKSDRNCFETLRYALAETPNGYTLSLYKQIPYELFSKYVNEKLSELKESHYRPTYHVVQDFFGNQYYVEDEADENALLRSAFEDLDFKAIGKKIAKDLFQDYEIELNHRGDELSILSKKDNIFKDFPLDQVFEDVFVIGCGVENIDDDSREKCALLKIGLVKHGREDVACDINKPKMTIKESPRDQSEGNIDMPESSSEEEAEEVKESLTKEEQIKKWIEEERLMQEESRKSEEEKLARENEERQKKGKQAKLKAKKESLMKKQKAKRVEQKKLQKFNSLTTSKIETSDNTGSTESDNESINSESDTILDSSVLSNTLKKHVSPLLEDIEDEEVDRYNWSLSRIPRGNSIIEDI; the protein is encoded by the coding sequence ATGTTTTCTATATTCAACTCACCATGCGTTTTTGAACAACTACCATCCTCTAGTCAGCCCGTGAACTCACGTTATTTTGATTGCAGTTCTCCAGTGAGCTATTATCCAGAATGTAAAAGGAGGAAAGCAGTAAAAGCTAACCCAAGAGCACCCAAAAAAAGCGATAGAAATTGTTTCGAGACTTTAAGATATGCACTTGCAGAAACACCAAATGGTTACACGTTAAGCTTATACAAGCAAATTCCATATGAGCTTTTCTCAAAATACGTTAATGAGAAATTGAGTGAATTAAAAGAGAGTCATTACAGGCCAACTTACCACGTTGtccaagatttttttggaaatcaGTATTATGTTGAAGACGAAGCAGACGAAAATGCTTTATTAAGATCTGCATTTGAAGATCTGGATTTTAAAGCCataggaaagaaaattgctAAGGACCTTTTCCAAGACTATGAAATAGAATTGAATCATAGAGGTGATGAATTGAGCATATTGAGCAAAAAGgataatatattcaaagaCTTCCCTCTAGATCAGGTATTTGAAGATGTTTTCGTTATCGGTTGTGGAGTCGAAAACATAGATGACGACTCGAGAGAAAAATGTGCGCTTTTGAAGATTGGCCTAGTTAAGCATGGGAGAGAAGATGTTGCATGTGACATTAACAAACCAAAGATGACGATAAAGGAATCACCAAGAGACCAATCTGAGGGTAATATTGACATGCCTGAATCTTCctctgaagaagaagcgGAGGAAGTTAAAGAATCATTAACTAAGGAggaacaaataaaaaaatggataGAGGAAGAAAGACTGATGCAGGAGGAAAGTAGAAAAtcagaagaggaaaagCTTGCCagagaaaatgaagagaggcaaaagaaaggaaaacaagCCAAACtgaaagcaaagaaagaatctttaatgaaaaaacaaaaggcTAAGAGGGTCgaacagaaaaaattacaaaaatttaaTTCATTGACTACTTCGAAGATTGAGACCAGTGACAACACTGGTTCTACAGAAAGCGATAATGAAAGCATAAACAGCGAGTCGGACACAATCTTAGACTCCTCTGTGTTAAGTAATACACTGAAAAAACATGTTTCACCTTTATTGGAAGACattgaagatgaggaagtTGATAGATACAATTGGTCCCTAAGCAGAATTCCCAGAGGGAATTCTATCATTGAGGACATATGA